The following are encoded together in the Bos taurus isolate L1 Dominette 01449 registration number 42190680 breed Hereford chromosome 10, ARS-UCD2.0, whole genome shotgun sequence genome:
- the NGB gene encoding neuroglobin has translation MELPEPELIRQSWREVSRSPLEHGTVLFARLFDLEPDLLPLFQYNCRQFSSPEDCLSSPEFLDHIRKVMLVIDAAVTNVEDLSSLEEYLAGLGRKHRAVGVKLSSFSTVGESLLYMLEKCLGPAFTPATRAAWSQLYGAVVQAMSRGWGGE, from the exons ATGGAGCTCCCGGAGCCCGAGCTGATACGGCAGAGCTGGCGGGAGGTGAGCCGCAGCCCGCTGGAGCATGGCACCGTCCTGTTCGCCAG GCTGTTTGACCTGGAGCCAGACCTGCTGCCCCTCTTCCAGTACAACTGCCGCCAGTTCTCCAGCCCAGAGGACTGCCTGTCTTCCCCCGAGTTCCTGGACCACATCAGGAAG GTGATGCTGGTGATCGATGCTGCGGTGACCAATGTGGAGGACCTGTCCTCCCTGGAGGAGTACCTGGCCGGCCTGGGCCGGAAGCACCGGGCAGTGGGCGTGAAGCTCAGCTCCTTCTCG ACGGTGGGTGAATCCCTGCTCTACATGCTGGAGAAGTGCCTGGGCCCTGCCTTCACACCCGCCACTCGGGCTGCCTGGAGCCAGCTCTACGGGGCCGTGGTGCAGGCCATGAGTCGGGGCTGGGGTGGCGAGTAA